The Streptomyces sp. NBC_00162 sequence ATCAGCAATACCGCTGGTGCGCCGGCTCGATGAGCCTGCTGTGCAGCTCCAAGTTCTGGCGGGCGAGGATGCGGACCTCAAGCAGGCTTTGCTACCTGTCGGGCTTCCTCTACTACATCCACACGGCCCTGTTCACATTCGTCGCTCCCCTCATCCCGATTATGCTCCTGCTGGCGTTCCCGGAGAAACCCACCGCGGAGACGCTGTGGCTGGTCTTGCCCAGCGTCTTGTACACGACCACTGTTTTTCCTCTGTGGCACAAGGTTCCCTACCGCCTCGAGGCCTGGGCCGCGCGGATGATGTACGGCTGGGCGCACATCTTTGCGATCTGGGACATCCTGCGTGGGCGGCGTGTGGGCTGGCAGGCAACCGGTTCTTGCGGCGCGAAGCGCAGCGGCACCAAGCGGCATCGGCTCGGCATGTGGTCGTGGGGCGGCGGGACTGCGCTGGTGTGGGTAGGTGCCGCCGCATGGCGCACACTCACCCTCGATCCCGTCGACTTCGTCCTTCTCCTCTCCTCCGGACTCTTCTACGCTGCGGTCGTCGCGAGAGCCCTGCTGCAGCCTCGTGCGATGGGAACCCCATGATGCGCGTGACACGTGCTCTTGCCGTCATTGCGCTGTTGTCTCTCACAGCCTCGGTGCCCGCAGCGTCCGCCTGCGCCCCGGCCTCAGCAGGCCGTCAAGTCGGTGCTGTGGCGGGTCCCGAGGCCTCGCCCTACGACGTACGCCCGCTGTTGCACCCGTCCAAGAAGTTCTTCGGAGTGTCCCGGCCCAAAGCCCCACATTCCATGGAGCCGGTGCTCGACTGGGCTCGGAAGGTCGGCAAACAGCCAAACTTGATCGTCTATTACGCGGGCTGGGGCGACGGTTTCGATGCCTCGGGTACGCGCAACGCCTGGAATTCGGGGGCCATGACAGTCGTCTCCTGGGAGCCGCGCGGCACGACGCCCACCCGCATTGCCGACGGTGCGTCCGACAGCTATCTCCGAGATTACGCGAAGGCGGTCCGGAGACTGAACATCCCGGTCGCAATCAGCTTCGCGGACGAGATGAACGGCGACTGGGAGCAGTGGGGGACCACCGGGACCACGCCACAGGCGTACGTCAGGGCCTGGCGCCACATCCACGATGTCTTCGAGGCTGTCGGGGCCACCAACGTGATCTGGACCTGGTCACCGAACATCGTTCAACCCGGAACGGACAAGGATTTGAGCCCCTTTTACCCCGGTGACGAATATGTCGACTGGGTCGGTCTGATCGGCTACTTCACCGACTGGGACCCTCACTCCTTCGACGGCTTGTTCGGAGCGACCCTGACGGAGATTGCACGCTTCAGCCGAAAGCCGCAGCTCCTCCTGGAGACCGCCGCCATGCCTGGCCGACACCGCACGCAAGACGTGCGTGCCCTGTTCCAGGGGGTCACCGCCTCCCCCGACCTCGTCGGGTTCGCATGGTTCGACTACAAGGCGCGCGCCGACTGGCGGCTGGAAGCGAGCCCGGAGAGCGCCGCAGAGTTCCGGCGTTTGGGTGCCGACGACCTCTACGGCTTCGATGTGCGGAGGGTCCGATGACACCCACGCAGCACGGTTCCCAGACCCTCGCTCCCCTCCCCGCTCAGGTCGGCGACCGCCACGCGCCGGCTGACCACCTGCCGAAGGCACCCACGGTCGCATGGAGCTCGGCCGGATGCCGACGGCGCACCTGGGTCAGCCGGACCGTCCTACTGACGATCCTGGCCTTCCAGGCGACGCTGTCACTGAGACTGTCGAACACAGCGTTTCAGGACGAGGCTCTCTACCTGACAGCAGGTCATGCCGAACTGAGCCACCTGCTCCACGGGACAGCGGTACAGAGCGGCTACGCCGCGTACTTCTCCGGCTCGCCACGTCTGTACCCGGTACTCGCTGCCGTGGTGGACAGCCAATTCGGGCTGTCCGGCGCACGAATGCTCAGCCTGTTCTTCATGCTGGGCACCACTGCGCTGCTGTACTCGTTCACCCGGCGGCTCTTCACCGAGCGCGCAGGGCTGGCCGCCGCAGGTCTGTTCTCCGTGGTGCAGTCGACCATCGTCATGGGGCACTTCGCCACCTACGATGCGCCCGCCGTGTTCCTCCTGGCATCGGCCACCTGGATCGTCGTGCGCACCGCTGGGATGCCCGCTCCGCGTGTACTCCTCGCCGCACCCGTCGCCGTCCTGGCTGTCGGTGTGAAGTACGCGGCCGGCCTCTACCTGCCCACCATCGTCGCACTGGCTCTGCTCACCGCGCTGCCGCATCGGCGCGGCAGCGCGTTCGTTCGGTCTTTGCTGCTCGGCCTCGGTATGAGTGCCCTCCTTGTGCTCGGCATGTACGGCACCGATCTGTCGGCCGGCGTGCGTCAGACCACGACCAGCCGCGAACATGGTTCCGACAGTGCCGTGTTCCTGCTTGAGCAGTCGATCGCGTGGGGCGGACTGCTGTTCCTCGCAGCAGTCGCGGGCGCGGTCTCGTATGCCCGGCGCCATCGCTTGCACGAGTCACCGCTCGCTCCGGGGTTCAGCGGTCCGGGACGCGTACAGCGGTCGTTGCTCGGTGCGCTGATGTGCGCCACTGCGCTGCTCGCGCCCGCTTATCAGATGCATCTCGGGACGGTCGTGGCGCTGTTCAAGCACGTCGGCTTCGGCCTCCTCTTTGCTGCCCCGATGGCAGGTGTGGGCCTGACGCGACTGGTGGGCGCACACTTTCGACACACCCACCTTGGTATTGCTCTGTGGTCGGCAACGCTGTGCATCGGTATGCCGCAGGCAGACTGGCGCTTTACAAGCTGGCCCGACTCCTTGACGCTGATCCGAACGATCTCCTCCCACGTGGACCGCAAGGGCCACTACCTCAGCTCAACGCCCGAGGTGCCCGTCTACTACCTGCGTGACAAGACGACTCACCGCCAGTGGCAGAGCGTCTTCGGTATGGAGTACAGGGACGGGCACGGCGCCCGCCACACCGGCGCTGACGCCTACCGGGAGGCGGTGCGAAACGGCGACTTCGACCTGGTCGTCCTCGACGGGTTCACCAACCCACGGGTGAACGGCGTCATCACGGACGCACTGAAAGGGAATCCGCACTACCGTCTTCTCGCCGTCCTGCCCTTCCATAGCGCCAGTAACGACGTCCGGGACCACCTGATGCGAAGCGCGCCCTCCGTTGAGCACACCGGCCGCTACCGGGTCTGGTTGAAGCGATGAGCCACTTGCCCTGGCACTGAAAGGCCGGGTTCGGCGGCAGCACTCCCGACCCGTAACAGTGAACGCAACGGCACAACTGACGAAGGTCGTGGCCGACGCGGACTTCATCACGGTGCCGACCGTAACCGCCACGGGATTTGCGCCCCCTCGGGACCGTGATGAAGGACCGGGTTGGTCGCTGTATTGATCACCGCTGGCTGTGGAGGTCTGAGCGGGAGCCGGTTCGCGGTGTGTTGGGGAGTCGCTTCGCGCGTCTCGGCATGATCGCGCGCAGCGCTTGCCCCGCACCGTCTCAAAAGGGGCTCCGGCAAGGCGAACCGGCCGACCATGCCCTCGGGCGATCCCGAAGTGGGCTGACAGAGAAGATCCACCTCGCCGCCGACGGCCGCTGCATGCCTCCGGCTTTCGTCGTCACGCCCGGCCAAGCCGGGGACGCCCCCGCATTCCAGCACGTCATGGCGGGGACCGGGGTGGTACGCCCCCAAGGCCGCCACCGGACCCGACCCGCGATGGTGCCGCCGACAAGACATCCCACGCGGATAAGCGTCAAGCCGCCGCTGCCTTCGGGCCTGCTGAGGCCTGTGGGAAGGCGATTTCTTCGTCGTAGGGGTGCCCGTTCTGGAGGCAGTGGAACAGCATGCCCATGAAGCGGTTGAAGAGGTTCCGCTGTGCCGCGACGTGACGGTCGCCGGCTGCTCGTCGGCGGTCGTGGTGGGCTCTGGCGCCTGGCGACCTGGTGAGAGCACCGAATGCCCAGACGTAGCCGACGGCGGCCAGTCTCTGGTTCTCGACCTTCCGGCTCATGACCTTGCAGCTCTTGCCGCTGGCCCTGGTGACGGGGGCACTTCCCGCGTAGGCCTTGAGGGATCCGGCGGTGGCGAAGCGGGTGCGGTCGTCGCCGATCTCCGCCAGGACCCGGGCGCCGGTCAGTGCGGCGAGACCCGGAAAGCTGCGGATGACCGGCGCATCCGGATGTTCCTCGAAGGCCTGCGTGACGGCTTCTTCGAGCTGGTCGGCGTTGTCGCAGGCGGTGTCCAGCTGCCTGAGCAGAGCGGAAGTCTGATGTCCGAGAGCCGCCTCGACCTGCGGGAGCTGGTGGAGGTAGTCGCGGCTAAAGACCTCGTGGAGCCGTTCGGCTTCGCCCTGGATGCCGCGGACGCGGCCGGCCTGCTTGAGCAAAGACTGCAGACGCCTCCGGATCAGCTTCGCGGCCTTGGCGGGGGTCGGTGCCGTGGCCAGGCCACGCCCCAGAAAAGGCCTGAAACGGCACTCAACAGACTTCGCTGCGGTGTCGAGGTCCAGCCCGAACCGCAGGATCACTGCGTCCCGCTGCCTCTCGCTCAGGTGCTCGATCGCCTGGGCGAACTGGAGCCGGCCGTGCACCGCCGCGAAGTCGTCCCGGCCGTCGACGACCGCCGCGAACGCGGAAAGATCGGTCGGCAGGGCCTGCCTGTCGCAGCTTGCGCCGCTGGTCGCTGATACGGCTCTTGAGGATGCTCCACGCGTAGCCAGGCAGGTTCTCCATGCCGAGCATGCGCTGCCAGTTGTTCATGATCTCATCGAAGGTTTTGTCGGCGGCGTCTTCCGCATCGGCGTCAGATCCCAGCTGCTTGTAGGCGAAATACAGGTACGGCTTGTACCGGTCGTCGTGGAACCCCCAGAACGACCTCTCATCGGCAGTGCTCCAGCCGGCCAGGGCGGGATGCTGAGCCGAGGCGCTGGATGGGGGCTCCGGGTCTGCGGAGTCCTCCGGCTCTTCATAGGTCACTGCTCCACCTCGAGGTGGAAGTCGTCTGGCGCCGCGGCGGGTGCCGGGCGGCACCCGTCATACCGGCGATACCGACCCGAACGCCCGCGGCGAGCAGTCGCCGGCAGCAGCGGACCGTGTCGGGTCCGAACACCCGGACGACCAGTGCCGTCTGGAGGACCATCGCTACAGCAGAAAGCCGCACGTGTCCCACCCCTTCGTCGATGGAAGACGCCATACCCCTCCCCCACGGCGTCAGAGGCGCCCGCCTCCACTCATATAGCGATCCGCAGGGCCCCATTCGTGCACGACAAAAACGATCAATTCCGAAACGGCATACGGAAGAAAAACGGCCCGAACCAGGCAGCGAAGCCGCGCTCTCGAAGCGGCGGCCGCCGCAGCGGGCGCAGGCGGCTGCCGATGCCGGGCTGCCGGAAGCATATGGGGACGTCCGCCGCGTCGGGGTATGGCTGGCCAATCAGAAGCAGCGCCGCGACCGGCTCGACCAGGCGCAGCGTGCCGCTCTGGCCGAGCTGGGCGTGGACTGGGCCGGCTAGCGCGCTCCGCTTGGGATCGACCGCTTGGAGGAGGCGGTCGATCCCGGGTGGCGTGGTGGCTCGGCTATCGCAGGAGCACGTCGGAAACGGACAGGAAGAACTCGCCAGTCATGCCGCCGTTCTCACCATTCGGGGTGTCCGGTCCTCCGTGGCCGCCCCAGATGTCCACGATCGCCGCCCGCCCGGTCCGGCTCCGCGGGAAGGACGCGAACTCCCAAGCGGTGGATTCCTCTTCCCCGGGCGCACCGTGCACCTCGACGAGGAACGGGATCGGCTCCAGGTCCTGCCAGCTCAGGCCGTCGGCGGGAATCCAATCGGCGCGGGTGATGAACCACCGGTGGGACCAGCTCTCACCCTGGTGATACGCCATGTAGTCGTAGGTGAAGGTCTGGGTGGGGGACGAGGTGTCCAGCTCCGTCACGGGCCAGTCCCCGAGGGTGTCGTCCGGGGCCAGATCCAGACCGCGGAACGCCGGGTTCCCTGCGGAGGCAAGGGTGCTGCCCTCGAAGAACTTGCGGTACTCGAGGTACTTCTGCGCGTCGTTCCACGGATAGTCGGCGAGCATCCTGTCGGCCCCCGGCACCACTTCGTGCCAGTCGGTGCTGGTGTTGACGCGGCGTGCCTCGGCGCAGATCGGTGAGGGGTCCAGCTCGCGGATCGCGGCGCCGGCCCGGCTGCGCGGATGGTTGGCCGTGCCGTGCCGCGGATCCAGGACGGCCCCGGGCGCCTTCTCGGCTTTCTCGCGGGGCAGGCGCACCGCCCACTTCTCCAGGCCGGCCCGCTCCGAGCCGATGGCGACCACGTTGGTGAACGGCGTGAACTCGCCGTCCACCTTGGCGCGGATCTTGACGTGGAGCTGTCCTGTCGGCTCCTGGTCCCCCAGGTCGACCCAGTGGGAGTTGGACTGCATCCAATTCCATGAAGACCAGTGGAGGAAGACCGTCTGCCGCAGCTCGTCGTTGAGCCATACCTCGTACAGGTGCGGGTAGGGCGCGTTGCCCTCGTTCCAGTCCGCCGGTGGGGGCCAGGCCTCGTGATCGGGGGCGTTGTCCCCGATCTGCCAGCGCAGGCTGATCCCGTACATCGTGTACTTGCCGTCATCGCGGTACCTGATGTCCGCGCGAAGGTCGGACGGAGCAGTGGTCCGGGCCTTGCTCACGGTGTCTCCTTCTCCTCGATCAAATCCATCCCTGAGGCCGTCACCGCGGAGCAGCACACACAACCGACAGTTACAAGCCGTGACAGAAAGTCACTGTAGATCATCCGGGTCCACCCGGACAGAAGGATCACCGCCACCCCAAACCGGATATCCAACCCCATCGGGCG is a genomic window containing:
- a CDS encoding glycoside hydrolase family 26 protein; translation: MLDWARKVGKQPNLIVYYAGWGDGFDASGTRNAWNSGAMTVVSWEPRGTTPTRIADGASDSYLRDYAKAVRRLNIPVAISFADEMNGDWEQWGTTGTTPQAYVRAWRHIHDVFEAVGATNVIWTWSPNIVQPGTDKDLSPFYPGDEYVDWVGLIGYFTDWDPHSFDGLFGATLTEIARFSRKPQLLLETAAMPGRHRTQDVRALFQGVTASPDLVGFAWFDYKARADWRLEASPESAAEFRRLGADDLYGFDVRRVR
- a CDS encoding ArnT family glycosyltransferase, yielding MTPTQHGSQTLAPLPAQVGDRHAPADHLPKAPTVAWSSAGCRRRTWVSRTVLLTILAFQATLSLRLSNTAFQDEALYLTAGHAELSHLLHGTAVQSGYAAYFSGSPRLYPVLAAVVDSQFGLSGARMLSLFFMLGTTALLYSFTRRLFTERAGLAAAGLFSVVQSTIVMGHFATYDAPAVFLLASATWIVVRTAGMPAPRVLLAAPVAVLAVGVKYAAGLYLPTIVALALLTALPHRRGSAFVRSLLLGLGMSALLVLGMYGTDLSAGVRQTTTSREHGSDSAVFLLEQSIAWGGLLFLAAVAGAVSYARRHRLHESPLAPGFSGPGRVQRSLLGALMCATALLAPAYQMHLGTVVALFKHVGFGLLFAAPMAGVGLTRLVGAHFRHTHLGIALWSATLCIGMPQADWRFTSWPDSLTLIRTISSHVDRKGHYLSSTPEVPVYYLRDKTTHRQWQSVFGMEYRDGHGARHTGADAYREAVRNGDFDLVVLDGFTNPRVNGVITDALKGNPHYRLLAVLPFHSASNDVRDHLMRSAPSVEHTGRYRVWLKR
- a CDS encoding transposase; the protein is MILRFGLDLDTAAKSVECRFRPFLGRGLATAPTPAKAAKLIRRRLQSLLKQAGRVRGIQGEAERLHEVFSRDYLHQLPQVEAALGHQTSALLRQLDTACDNADQLEEAVTQAFEEHPDAPVIRSFPGLAALTGARVLAEIGDDRTRFATAGSLKAYAGSAPVTRASGKSCKVMSRKVENQRLAAVGYVWAFGALTRSPGARAHHDRRRAAGDRHVAAQRNLFNRFMGMLFHCLQNGHPYDEEIAFPQASAGPKAAAA
- a CDS encoding lytic polysaccharide monooxygenase auxiliary activity family 9 protein → MSKARTTAPSDLRADIRYRDDGKYTMYGISLRWQIGDNAPDHEAWPPPADWNEGNAPYPHLYEVWLNDELRQTVFLHWSSWNWMQSNSHWVDLGDQEPTGQLHVKIRAKVDGEFTPFTNVVAIGSERAGLEKWAVRLPREKAEKAPGAVLDPRHGTANHPRSRAGAAIRELDPSPICAEARRVNTSTDWHEVVPGADRMLADYPWNDAQKYLEYRKFFEGSTLASAGNPAFRGLDLAPDDTLGDWPVTELDTSSPTQTFTYDYMAYHQGESWSHRWFITRADWIPADGLSWQDLEPIPFLVEVHGAPGEEESTAWEFASFPRSRTGRAAIVDIWGGHGGPDTPNGENGGMTGEFFLSVSDVLLR